The sequence TCCTCCAGTGGGGAGGGCTTCCTCTCCAGAATGGCCCTCAACGACAACAAGGCTGGAATGGAGGGCCTTGACAGGGACAAGATAAACAAGATCATCATGAAGTCCTCCAAGGTACCATGTTGAGAACTTCTGTCTGTGTATCCAAACACCCAAACTAACATTAGACTCTGAGTTAATACCCTAGTTAGCTAccttactgtaatgtaatggcacAGGAACTGACAACCCCACTTGTGTGGAGGCCCAGTGTGTTCTCTTCTCACAGTGTAACATGGCCAGTTACTGGAGGTCATCAGCCTCTGTGTTGACCTTCCTCTCCTACAGGGCTCCAGGTTCTATGAGAACGAGATGAAAAAGGAACAGCAGGTGAACCAGCGCATTGAGAGGATGATGCTGCAGAAAGCACACATCACTGAGCAACAGCTGAGCAAAGCACAAACACAGGTACAGTGCAGGCGGGATCTATACACACGCGggcccccgagtggcgcagcggactaaggcactgcatctcagtgctagaggtgtcactgcagaccctggtttgattccaggctgtatcacaaccggctgtgattgggagtaccatagggcggcgcacaattggcccagcgtcgttagggtttggccggggtaggctatcATTGTAAACTGACTTAccgagttaaataaaataaaacacacacacacacacacacacacacataggtatTATGTGACCtctgacacacagatacagtaAGTTTATAGCTTCtacagtattttttattttacctttatttaactaggcaagtcagttaagaacaaattcttattttcaatgacagcctaggaacagtgggttaactgccttgttcaggggcagaactacagatttttaccatgtcagctcggggattcgatcttgtccaacgctctaaccactaggctctaaccactaggctacctgccgcccccatatATTTAGGTGTTATAATTTGATTGAAGCTCTGTCGCCTCTGAACGTCTTGTTGTAGGTGGAGAAGATGACCTTTGACCTGGAGAGTGTTCGTGACTTGAGCCGTGTCATTGTGCACGTGGACATGGATGCCTTCTACGCTGCGGTGGAGACGAGAGACTGTCCTGACCTGAAGGACAAACCCATGGCCGTGGGCTCGATGAGCATGCTGGTGAGATTCAATACAGGACTGTTAATTTGCTAGCAACGTACACTACATTgcctaaagtatgtggacacatctTCATATTAGggaattcggctatttcagccacacccgttgctgacaagtgcacaaaatcgagcacaccgccatgcattctccatagacaaacattgggagtagaatggcccgtactgaagagctcggtgactttcaactttcaacatagcaccatcataggatgccacctttccaacaagtcagttcgtaacatttctgccctgctagagctgccctggtcaacttggccaggtcgcagttgtaaatgagaacttgttctcaactagcttacctggttaaataaaggttcaattaaaatctAAATAGGGTGCTATCTGGGACTCAGACAATGTGTCCTCTGAGGAAAATGAACACACAGAGTCTCTCTCACCTGCGCTGGCAGTAAGTGAGGTTTTCTGCTCGATGCGGAAGCGCATCTCTCTCACCGCCTCCTCGGCACAGGTCCCAAACACCATCACGTCTCCCCCAGCCCCGTCCCCAGGAACATCCTGCAGAAAGGGGCAGGAGGAGGAGCTGGGGCTGTCCTCAAACAGGACAGGACCCTCTGTCTCCTGTAGGCCATCACCCTGCTcctcaactagagagagagagagagagagagaaggtgtgaGATGAGAGATGATTGGATAGGTGAGATGAGACATGATTcacagctgtgtgtccatgtctCTTATCTTCTGCCCCCCTTGTCACTCGTTATACTTGACATGTGGCAAAAGTGAACTAGATAAGAGAAAGCAAGAAGGAATACACATACATAGTTCTAATCCCTTCTAATTTACTTTCTGTCAGGCAGAAAATGAAGGAAGAATTAGATAAGGCTTATGCTATTAAGCTCTTAATAACCCTCTTTCCTTTTGTTATATCTACCATAGAACTTTTATCTGCCTTTATATCGCATTCGAACTACTTACAATTGACTCTCAAAGTTGCCTTACAAATGACAACATTATCACAGTATGTAACCTATAACTGAAATATGGGTTTAAAAAAGCAATCCAACAGTGTAACAAATGAACATGACACATTTATTACACAGTAATCCACTGTATTTAGACACTGACTCCTGACCTGGGACTGACACGGATGTAGCTGCCATAGGGTCGTTGGTCTGGAGACGGTGGCTACGCAGGGCCTCTGGCCAGACCCTCCTCTGCTCCAGGTGCTCACTGATGTCCAGGTAGGCCTCGTCCAGACTCATGGGAAGGAAGTGAGGGTCATAGTCTGCAAAGATCTCCCGGACCTAGCAGAGGAATAGGATGATTAGTGACCCATATGTCTGTTTGTGGAGGATTTATACATATAGTAAAAGCCTCACTGACCACTGAaacactgtgagtgtgtgtgtcagatcctTACTTCAGTGCTCACTGCTCTGTATTTGTCAAAGTCGGTTGGAACAATAACCAGGTTTGGGCAAAGCTTCTTCGCGATGAAGCCAGGCATGGCGGCACGGACCCCAAACTTCCTTGCATGGTAGTTGGAAGTTGTCTGAGGAGAGTGGATAAAACAGAAACAAGTTGTAGACACAACCTGGGGCTCAATATGAGATAATTGTTGTAGTGCAATAATGGGCCATCTTTCAGATCCAGTTAGAAGACCATAAACTAGTTCATACATGAAAGAGAACCAGTGTGAGAAAGTTCGCCAGATAGTCATCCTCGCTACCCAGAGGGAGGTCCATAAGTCAACAGGCTTGGCTTTCTTATTTTGACACCACATAACTAGACATTTGGTATCACaaactatataataataataataataatatataattatACATTATTTTGCTTGTCTCCATAGTCTTGCGTGGCCAGCCTTCCAAATCCTGTCTCGCTCAAGAGAAGCCTGGGcttatacactacatggccaaaagtatgtggacacctactcgtcaaacatctccttccaaaatcatgggcattaatatggagttggtcccccctttgctgctataatagcctccactcttctgggaaggctttccactagatgttggaacattgctgtggggacttggttacattcagccacaagagaattAGTGAAGTCGGCACTGatgtcagcgttccaattcatctcaaaggtgttcgatggggtagaggtcagagctctgtgcaggccagtcaagttcttccacaccgatctcaacaaaccatttctgtatggacttcactttgtgcatgggggcattgtcatgctaaaacaggaaagggccttccccaaactgtttccagaaagttgtaagcacagaatcgtctagaatgtcactgtatactgtagagtTAACATTttccttcactgaaactaaggggcctagaccaaaccatgaaaaacacccccagaccattattactcctccaccaaactttccagttggcactatgcattggggcaggtaacgttcacctggcatcagccaaacccagattcgtctgtcggactgccagatggtgaagggtgattcaacactccagagtccaatggctttacaccactccagccgacacttggcattgtgcatggtgatattaggcttgtgtgcggctgctcggcaagggaaacccatttcattaagcacCCGATgtacagttattgtgctgacgttgcttccagaggcagtttggaactcggtagtgagagttgcaatcgaggacagacgatttacacgctatgcgcttcagcactcgccactcctgttctgtgagcttgtgtggcctaccacttcgcggctgagccgttgttgctcctagacgtttccacttcacaataacatcactttttttttaacatttatttcatttcacctttatttaactaggcaagtcggttaagaacaaattcttatttacaatgacggcctacactggccaaaccctcccctaacccggacgacactgggccaattgtgcgccttcctatgggactcccaatcacggccggttgtgatacagcccagtatCGAACCACGGTCTGTAAtgacgccttagaccgctgcgccactcgggagcctgaaTTCCCTATGAAGTGTCTTTTGGGACAGAGCTGAGGGTTACATAGTTGTGTGAAAATACCTCAGGGAACATTTGATATGTTACTATCCTAGTCTAACTTCATCATCCTATACTGTATGCAGTCACATCAAGCTTGTAACACATTTGCCATGGGTCTTTTATTGATCATTCTTCTAGGCATTGCCCCAAACATGATGCTGGCCAAGGTGTGTAGTGATAAGAACAAACCCAACGGCCAGTACAGACTCCCCTCTAACCGACAGGCTGTCATGGTATTCATACAGGACCTGCCAGTCCGGAAGGTAGGCTGCTATACACCTAACCTCAGCCCCAAACCTAGACAGCCTATTAAGGAATGCTTACTTAAGGAGATTTTTTATGGACCATTTTGCTAGCTGATGGCCTACAAATAAAGATGAGTAAAAGATGGTATTTTGGTGTGCCAGGTATCAGGCATTGGGAAAGTGACAGAGAAGATGCTGGGAGCTCTAGGTATCACCAGCTGTATCCATCTTGGCCAGGAGATGGCGCTGCTGGCCTTGCTTTTCTCTGAGACATCCTGGCACCACTTCCTCGACATCTCCCTGGGCTTGGGCTCCACACACATCGAGAGGTGCTGGCCGGGCAGGCAGAGGGGGTGGGCAGGGTAGAGAGGGGCAACTATACAGTAGATGAATCCTTCAAATGAGTTGAAGTCATCTGACTTGAGTCTGTCTGTTTTGTATTTACTTACAGGGACGGGGAGAGAAAAAGCATGAGCACAGAGAGGTAGTTTGTTTTCCCTTTCTGAGCTCAAAGTATTTGCACAGTGacatgtttgttgttgttttggctctgtactcaagCACATAGGATTTGAAATGAcagtgactatgaggttaaagtgcagactgtcagctttaatttgaggttattatatccatattgggtgaaccgtttagaaatgacagaactttttgtacatagtctccccattttagggaaccaaaagtattttgacaaattcacttatgtgtattaaagtagtcaaaggtTTAGTATTTTGTTCCATATTCTTACCAcgtaatgattacatcaagcttgtgactttaaaaacttgttggatgctgttgcagtttgtttttgttgtgtttcagattattttgtgccgaatagaaataaatggtaaataatttgtcattttggagtcacttttattctaaataagaatagaatacttgtttctgaacacttctacattaatattgatgctaccatgattatggataataaTGAATGAATGGTGAATAACTATGAGTGAGAACGTTTGAggcctctcaccattaccaataatggAGGTTATCCATTTTGGGTgggtaactttctcactcatcaataCCTTatctaccattcatttctatttggcacaaaataatctaaaacgcaaccaaaacaaactgtaaTTGCAtcaaacaagtttgtagagtcacaagcttgatgtagttattgcgtgctaggaatatgtaACCAAATGCTCAACTTTTGACTACTTAAATACACAAATTAATTTgggttgcctggctacccagactccttgctccAGCCAAACGCAACGCAACGCCACGCCACGCCTACggacgttagtttcttctccgcaatgagtctggatctgagtacatCCCTGACCTTTCACCGAATGCAAACACATTTGGGGctgtctgattggtccagaaaccgatgggttgagCCCCGAACACACGTGTAAAGTGCCGGTTTCAAAAttcgtcattggctttgatactctgattggttagagacaaTCTAATTGCTGACTTTGTTTTGTGCAACATCCAATCGACTTCAATGATGGCATtctcagactaaagtatgtaGCGAACGACAGAGCAGCAGAAGAATTTGGTGTGAGTTGTCAGGCTATAAAAtgggggggggactatgtacaaaaagttctgtaatttctaaacggtttacCCAATGTGATCGCCTCATAGTAACCAGACTGATTGCCGCTGTGCAGCGAACATTCATGTAAGCTTGCGAGATCAGGTGGCTTGCTAGGCtaccgatatggatgaaaatgccctcaaattaaagctgacagtctgcgctttaacctcatagtcattgtttcAGTTaaaatgcatttatttatttcacataTCCAGACAGAAttacaaaacatttcactgtcaAAATACCTTTGGACCTTACTGTATATGTGATTACTGTATATGTGATTACTGTATATGTGAAATAAATAGCTAAATAATGGAACATACTCTACTCTCCCCACATcaacctgtttctctctccttcattctctgTCAGGACATTTGGAGAGATGAGTGCATTagaggagcagttctctctgtgCAGGCAGCTGTGTCAAGACCTGGCTCAGGAGCTGCAGAAGGAGGCTCTCAAGGTACTCCACAGCAGTGGTTTTCaaccctctcctcggggacccccagctgatcaaccctctcctcggggacccccagctgATCAACCCTCTCCTCGGGGACTCCCAGCTGATCAACCATCTCCTCGGTGACCCCCAGCTGATCaaccctctcctcggggacccccagctgatcaaccctctcctcggggacccccagctgatcaaccctctcctcggggacccccagctgatcaaccctctcctcggggacccccagctgATCAACcatctcctcggggacccccagctgatcaaccctctcctcggggacccccagctgatcaaccctctcctcggggacccccagctgatcaaccctctcctcggggacccccagctgatcaaccctctcctcggggacccccagctgATCAACTCTCTCCTCGGTGACCCCCAGCTGATCaaccctctcctcggggacccccagctgATCAActctctcctcggggacccccagctgATCAACCCTCTCCTCGGGGACTCCCAGCTGATCaaccctctcctcggggacccccagctgatcaaccctctcctcggggacccccagctgatcaaccctctcctcggggacccccagctgATCAACcatctcctcggggacccccagctgatcaaccctctcctcggggacccccagctgatcaaccctctcctcggggacccccagctgatcaaccctctcctcggggacccccagctgatcaaccctctcctcggggacccccagctgATCAACTCTCTCCTCGGTGACCCCCAGCTGATCaaccctctcctcggggacccccagctgATCAACTCTCTCCTCGGTGACCCCCAGCTGATCAACCCTCTCCTCGGTGACCCCCAGCTGATCAACCATCTCCTCGGTGACCCCCAGCTGATCaaccctctcctcggggacccccagct comes from Salmo salar chromosome ssa20, Ssal_v3.1, whole genome shotgun sequence and encodes:
- the LOC106580482 gene encoding DNA polymerase kappa, whose protein sequence is METGGNSSSGEGFLSRMALNDNKAGMEGLDRDKINKIIMKSSKGSRFYENEMKKEQQVNQRIERMMLQKAHITEQQLSKAQTQVEKMTFDLESVRDLSRVIVHVDMDAFYAAVETRDCPDLKDKPMAVGSMSMLVRFNTGLLICPKHHHVSPSPVPRNILQKGAGGGAGAVLKQDRTLCLLCHRVVGLETVATQGLWPDPPLLQVLTDVQSHQACNTFAMGLLLIILLGIAPNMMLAKVCSDKNKPNGQYRLPSNRQAVMVFIQDLPVRKVSGIGKVTEKMLGALGITSCIHLGQEMALLALLFSETSWHHFLDISLGLGSTHIERDGERKSMSTERTFGEMSALEEQFSLCRQLCQDLAQELQKEALKGKTVTLKLKNVNFEVKTRAWTLPCAVAASDKLFAVAKDLLTTEIDNVSPQPLRLRLMGIRVSSFVSADDKKPLQKSIVGFLQQGRADSSSPTQISSHKPVKEHQPKPPGQTQPFPCPSLVQQSQGQEDHPWVPSWGGGEDWGAAAVLLPESLRPEAAAAS